A region from the Bacteroidota bacterium genome encodes:
- a CDS encoding hydroxymethylglutaryl-CoA lyase, which produces MIRITETVRDAFQGLKTPIPTHQKIAYSRLLLHAGFDILDVGSFVSPRVIPQMADTPQVVAAMDAHAQPTKIMTLVVNTKGVEQALKFPVIEVLSYPYSVSPTFLKRNLNSSPDHALEQLANMVAMTNAHPVSWVVYLSMGLGNPYGDPWSVELVADAAEKLYKLGIRSMPLSDILGLASPDTIFDTYAQLIPTFPDVDFGLHLHTLQSDSFNKLEAAWEAGVRSFETVLGGLGGCPTAADEMVGNLNTLSLLEFCKRKKIPNRIDEKTLLEALRLGSSFSIDSDMASA; this is translated from the coding sequence GATCCGCATTACCGAAACCGTTCGCGATGCCTTTCAGGGCTTAAAAACACCCATCCCAACCCACCAAAAAATTGCCTATTCCAGGCTGCTTCTGCATGCCGGTTTCGACATTCTCGATGTGGGAAGTTTTGTGTCGCCCCGCGTGATTCCTCAGATGGCCGACACGCCTCAGGTTGTCGCTGCCATGGATGCGCATGCGCAGCCCACAAAAATTATGACCTTGGTAGTCAATACCAAAGGCGTGGAGCAGGCATTGAAATTTCCTGTGATTGAGGTGCTCTCCTATCCCTATTCCGTATCACCTACTTTCCTGAAGCGCAATCTGAACAGCAGTCCAGATCATGCCCTTGAGCAGCTTGCCAATATGGTTGCAATGACCAATGCACACCCCGTCAGTTGGGTAGTTTACCTGAGCATGGGTTTGGGAAACCCCTATGGCGACCCATGGAGTGTGGAGCTGGTGGCCGACGCAGCTGAAAAGCTCTACAAACTCGGCATCCGTAGCATGCCCCTTTCCGACATCCTGGGACTGGCCTCTCCCGACACCATTTTCGACACCTATGCTCAATTGATACCCACCTTTCCGGATGTGGACTTTGGGCTGCACCTCCATACCCTTCAATCCGACAGCTTCAACAAACTCGAAGCAGCCTGGGAAGCCGGTGTCAGGAGTTTCGAAACAGTGCTGGGCGGCCTGGGGGGCTGCCCTACGGCTGCCGACGAAATGGTTGGCAACCTGAATACCCTGAGCCTGCTCGAATTTTGTAAAAGAAAAAAAATTCCCAACCGTATTGACGAAAAAACACTGCTTGAGGCCCTGAGGCTTGGCAGCAGCTTTTCGATTGACAGCGATATGGCCAGCGCTTAA